The window ACCCGCTGGCTGGCCGAGCACGGCTCGCTCTACCGCTACCTGACCCGGCACGCGGTGGACGGCGCCCCGGACGTCTTCGCCGACGGCAAGACCGCCATCGCGCGGCAGCTGACCGTGGTGTTCGAGCACTACCTCCGACTGTTCGGAGTGGACACTCGCGTCTGCGAAGCGGTCGCCTTCGGGCTCGTCGGCCTGGTGGAGTCGAGCACCTCGCGCTGGCTGGAGAACCCGCGCGGCGTCGCCCGCGCCGAGCTGGCCGCGCTGCTGGCCCGCTGGGTCTGGGGGATCGTCGACGACACCCTGCGCGCCGGCGGCTTCGAGCTGGACCCGCACACCGAGCTGGCGGCCCTCGCGTGAACCGTCCACAGTGGCGAAGGCGCACCGGGATTCCCGCGCAGGTGTCAGACCGCGAACACCTGTGAGTCGTCGGCGAAGGCCTTGAACTCCAGGGCGTTCCCGGCCGGGTCGAGCAGGAACATCGTCCACTGCTCACCCGCCTGGCCCTCGAAGCGGACGTAGGGCTCGATCACGAACTCCGTCCCCGCCGCCCGCAGCCGCTCGGCGAGCGCCTTGAACGCCTCGACCTCGAGGATCAGGCCGAAGTGCGGCACCGGGACGTCGTGGCCGTCGACGGGGTTGTGGACGCGCTGGCGCCGTTCCGGCGCCAGGTGCGTCACGAACTGGTGGCCGTGCAGGTTCCAGTCGACCCACGTGTCGGCGCTGCGGCCCTGGTCGAGGCCGAGGACGTCACCGTAGAAGCGGCGGGCGGCGGCCAGGTCGTCGACCGGCATGGCGAGGTGGAAGCGGGGCATCGTCATGTCTTGATGTTAACATTGCGACATGAGTGCTCGAGTGGCTCCCGCGCGCCGCCGCGGTCTCGCGGACGAGGTCGCCGACCGCCTCCGGGACGCGATCTTCGACGGGGCGTACGCGCCCGGCAGCTCGCTGCGCGAAGTGGAGCTGGCGGAGGTGCTCGGCGTGAGCCGCGGGCCGGTGCGGGAGGCGCTGCTCAAGCTGGAACGCGAGGGCCTCGTCCGCGGGGAGTGGCACCGGGGCACGACCGTGACGTCACTGTCCGAAGTGGACATCGCCGAGCTGGACAGCCTGCGCGCGGCCCTCGAACGGCTCGCCGTCGAGCTGGTGATCGACCGCGCGGCCGACTTGACCGAGGTCGACGCGGTCGTGACGCGCATGGAGCGGGCGGCGGGCGAGCACGAGATGGTCCGCTGCGACCTCGACTTCCACGACGCGGTCTACCGGGCCGCGGGGCACCGGCGTCTCGCGGAGGCCTGGCGGGCGATCCGCTCGCAGGTCCACCTGTTCCTGCTGACCCGCATCGGCGTCGAGACCGACGGCTACCTGACCGGCATCCCCGCCGAACACCGGCAGCTCGCCGGCGCATTGCGGGCGGGCGACCGCGAAGCGGCCCTTGAGCTGTTCGCGACGCACCGGCGGCACGCGTTCGACGTCCTCACGCGGCGGCCCTGACCACGACGGCAGGGGAAAGCTGCCGGTGTTGACGGCAGCGACCGCCCGGGCGGATGGTGGACCGATGGCGACACGCATGGGCGCGCGGTTCACCGGTGACCTGGCCGAGCTGCGGTACGAACCGGTGGCCAAGCGGGTGCGGGCGGTCGCGAGTGGACGGACGTTCGCCGACTCGCGGCGGGCGGTGCTGGTCTGGGAACCGAAGCGCGTGGTGCCGTCGTACGCGTTTCCCGTGGCGGAGCTGCGCGCGATGCTGACCCCGTCGGACAGCGTGTCGGCGCCGGAGCACGCGGTGCGGCTCGCCGAGGGTGGCCCGCCGGTCCTCGACCCGCGGACCGCGTTCGCCGTGCACACCTGCCCGGGCCGGCCGCTGACCCTGGCCGGGGCCGGCGTGACCCTTCCGGGTGCCGGCTTCCAGCCCGCCGACGCCGACCTCGGCGAGCACGTCATCCTCGACTTCGCCGCCTTCGACGAGTGGCTCGAGGAGGCCGAGCCGATCGTCGGCCACCCGCGGGACCCGTTCTCGCGCATCGACATCCGGCGCAGCGACAGCCGGGTCCGGATCGAGGTCGACGGCGTCGTGGTGGCCGACTCGGGCGCGCCGCGCCTGCTGTTCGAAACCGGCATCACGGCTCGCTACTACCTGCCGCGCGAGGACGTCCGGATGGAGCTGCTCACGCCGTCGGACACGCGCACCACCTGTGCCTACAAGGGCCACGCGACCTACTGGTCGGTGGGCGCGCACCGCGACCTCGCGTGGACCTACGAGGAGCCGCTGTCCGACGCGCGGGAGGTCGCCGGGTACATCGCCTTCCTGACCGAGCGCGTCGACGTCGTCCTGGACGGCGAGCGGCTGCCGCGGCCGGTCACGCCGTGGTCCTAGCGGGCCCGGCCGAGTTCGGTGGTGGTGAACGCCCGCCCGCCCAGGTGGGCCGAAACCGAGGTGTCGGGCGGCATCGAGGCCGCGAACCGCTCGGAGTCGTCGACCGGGTGGTAGCCCAGCCGTTCGCCCTCCCGCAGGGAACACCGGCCCCGGGTGTTGGCCGACACGCCCCAGACGATCCGGAAACCGGGCGACCCGGCGGTCAGGCACGCCTCGAACAGCCGGCCCGCGTCGCCGGGGGACAGCCACAGGCCCAGCGCGTGGCGGTCGACCGGCCGGGCGAAGCACGACCCGATCCGCACGCAGATCACGTCCGTCCCGAACCGGGAGTGGCAGAGGCTGCCCAGTGCCTC of the Amycolatopsis sp. NBC_01488 genome contains:
- a CDS encoding GntR family transcriptional regulator; this encodes MSARVAPARRRGLADEVADRLRDAIFDGAYAPGSSLREVELAEVLGVSRGPVREALLKLEREGLVRGEWHRGTTVTSLSEVDIAELDSLRAALERLAVELVIDRAADLTEVDAVVTRMERAAGEHEMVRCDLDFHDAVYRAAGHRRLAEAWRAIRSQVHLFLLTRIGVETDGYLTGIPAEHRQLAGALRAGDREAALELFATHRRHAFDVLTRRP
- a CDS encoding VOC family protein, whose amino-acid sequence is MTMPRFHLAMPVDDLAAARRFYGDVLGLDQGRSADTWVDWNLHGHQFVTHLAPERRQRVHNPVDGHDVPVPHFGLILEVEAFKALAERLRAAGTEFVIEPYVRFEGQAGEQWTMFLLDPAGNALEFKAFADDSQVFAV
- a CDS encoding DUF427 domain-containing protein, whose amino-acid sequence is MATRMGARFTGDLAELRYEPVAKRVRAVASGRTFADSRRAVLVWEPKRVVPSYAFPVAELRAMLTPSDSVSAPEHAVRLAEGGPPVLDPRTAFAVHTCPGRPLTLAGAGVTLPGAGFQPADADLGEHVILDFAAFDEWLEEAEPIVGHPRDPFSRIDIRRSDSRVRIEVDGVVVADSGAPRLLFETGITARYYLPREDVRMELLTPSDTRTTCAYKGHATYWSVGAHRDLAWTYEEPLSDAREVAGYIAFLTERVDVVLDGERLPRPVTPWS
- a CDS encoding TetR/AcrR family transcriptional regulator, with amino-acid sequence MTPTDTPRPPDGRAARWAGQRDRRRREFVEAGLRAIARHGPDVSTEQIADEAGVARTRLYRHFDGAADLQHAIAGRVAELITAEFAPLWNPSGTPMELIRTAIGAHTRWLAEHGSLYRYLTRHAVDGAPDVFADGKTAIARQLTVVFEHYLRLFGVDTRVCEAVAFGLVGLVESSTSRWLENPRGVARAELAALLARWVWGIVDDTLRAGGFELDPHTELAALA